The following are encoded in a window of Athene noctua chromosome 29, bAthNoc1.hap1.1, whole genome shotgun sequence genomic DNA:
- the LOC141971446 gene encoding feather keratin 4-like yields MSSYRQACNYGSYSPCDVSCPAPYANAWNQPCVTSCGDSRAVVYPPPVAIVFPGPILSSCPQESIVGTSAPLEIGSSFGYGSSMDAQSSFGSGAYLGGRFSYPCYSRRYTTYSRGSCGPC; encoded by the coding sequence ATGTCTTCCTACAGACAGGCCTGCAACTACGGCAGCTACTCACCCTGCGACGTGAGCTGCCCTGCACCATACGCAAACGCCTGGAACCAGCCCTGCGTCACTTCCTGCGGGGACTCCCGTGCCGTGGTCTACCCACCACCTGTGGCCATCGTCTTCCcaggccccatcctcagctcctgccCTCAGGAGAGCATCGTGGGCACTTCGGCCCCGCTGGAGATAGGCAGCTCCTTTGGCTACGGGAGCTCCATGGATGCCCAGAGCTCCTTTGGGTCTGGCGCCTACCTGGGTGGCAGGTTCTCCTACCCCTGCTACTCCCGCAGGTACACGACTTACAGTCGTGGGAGCTGTGGGCCCTGCTAA